From one Leifsonia soli genomic stretch:
- a CDS encoding uroporphyrinogen-III synthase, with amino-acid sequence MTNTAPTPKPLAGWRVLVPRGGPWGDSVAADLRAKGASPVVAAMINFAPTADASALEAALARLADGGFDWMTVTSATTVDVLSAQRAVVPPSTRVAAVGETTAAALAAAGYHVDLVPSEDNSARGLLAEWEAATQGAFPLRILTLRSEIAKPLLTEGLRRIGHDVESVVAYRTVGVPVPENVVSDVRDGLVQAILVTSGSVAEQVQKQLGPIPESTLIAAIGPQTARDARSFGLRVDVVAAERTAASLIDAVVQVAQSRTAEADDY; translated from the coding sequence ATGACGAACACCGCCCCGACTCCGAAGCCGCTCGCCGGCTGGCGCGTGCTCGTGCCGCGCGGCGGCCCGTGGGGCGACTCCGTCGCTGCCGACCTGCGTGCGAAGGGTGCGTCGCCGGTCGTCGCCGCAATGATCAACTTCGCGCCGACGGCGGATGCCTCGGCGCTCGAGGCGGCGCTCGCCCGGCTGGCAGACGGCGGGTTCGACTGGATGACGGTCACGAGCGCCACGACGGTGGATGTGCTCAGCGCCCAGCGAGCCGTCGTCCCGCCTTCGACGCGGGTCGCCGCGGTGGGCGAGACGACCGCCGCAGCGCTCGCCGCCGCCGGGTACCACGTCGACCTCGTCCCGTCGGAGGACAACTCGGCCCGCGGCCTGCTCGCCGAGTGGGAGGCCGCGACCCAGGGCGCCTTCCCGCTCCGCATCCTCACCCTCCGCTCGGAGATCGCGAAGCCCCTCCTCACCGAGGGGCTGCGCCGCATCGGCCACGATGTCGAGTCGGTCGTCGCCTACCGCACCGTCGGCGTCCCCGTGCCGGAGAACGTCGTGAGCGACGTGCGCGACGGGCTGGTGCAGGCGATCCTGGTGACCAGCGGATCGGTTGCGGAGCAGGTGCAGAAGCAGCTCGGCCCCATCCCCGAGTCGACCCTGATCGCCGCGATCGGTCCGCAGACCGCCCGCGACGCCCGCTCGTTCGGTCTGCGGGTGGATGTGGTCGCCGCCGAGCGCACGGCCGCCTCCCTGATCGACGCCGTCGTGCAGGTCGCCCAGTCGCGGACCGCGGAGGCCGACGACTACTGA
- the hemB gene encoding porphobilinogen synthase has protein sequence MRRLTAETRLHPAELILPLFVREGATEPVPIASMPGVSQHSLDSLRRVAAEAAEAGVGGLMLFGVPETRDAVGSGATDPDGILNVATRVLAAEVGDALVVQTDLCLDEFTDHGHCGVLDARGHVDNDATLVRYRDMAVAQAEAGSQLLGLSGMMDGQVAAVRDALDASGHTDVVILAYAAKYASGFYGPFREAVDSQLSGDRRAYQQDPANRREGLREARLDLEEGADILMVKPALSYLDVLSDVAAISDVPVWAYQVSGEYAMVEAAAANGWIDRDRIIEETLIGARRAGADAIMTYWATEVAGWLR, from the coding sequence ATGCGCCGGCTGACAGCCGAGACCCGCCTCCACCCCGCCGAGCTGATCCTTCCCCTCTTCGTGCGCGAGGGCGCAACAGAACCCGTTCCGATCGCCTCGATGCCCGGGGTCTCGCAGCACAGCCTCGACTCCCTGAGGCGCGTGGCCGCCGAAGCCGCCGAGGCCGGCGTCGGCGGGCTGATGCTCTTCGGCGTGCCCGAGACGCGCGACGCCGTCGGGTCCGGAGCGACCGACCCGGACGGCATCCTCAACGTCGCCACCCGGGTGCTCGCCGCCGAGGTGGGCGACGCCCTCGTGGTCCAGACCGACCTCTGCCTCGACGAGTTCACCGATCACGGGCACTGCGGCGTCCTGGATGCGCGCGGCCACGTCGACAACGACGCCACCCTGGTCCGCTACCGCGACATGGCCGTCGCCCAGGCCGAGGCCGGCTCTCAGCTGCTCGGCCTCAGCGGGATGATGGACGGCCAGGTCGCAGCGGTCCGCGACGCGCTCGACGCGTCCGGGCACACGGATGTCGTCATCCTCGCCTACGCGGCGAAGTACGCGTCCGGCTTCTACGGGCCGTTCCGCGAGGCCGTCGACTCGCAGCTCTCCGGCGACCGGCGCGCGTACCAGCAGGACCCGGCGAACCGCCGCGAGGGCCTGCGGGAAGCGCGGCTGGACCTGGAGGAGGGCGCCGACATCCTCATGGTGAAGCCCGCGCTCAGCTACCTCGACGTGCTCAGCGATGTCGCCGCGATCAGCGACGTCCCGGTCTGGGCGTACCAGGTGTCGGGGGAGTACGCGATGGTGGAGGCCGCGGCGGCCAACGGCTGGATCGACCGCGACCGGATCATCGAGGAGACGCTGATCGGCGCACGCCGTGCCGGCGCCGACGCGATCATGACCTACTGGGCGACGGAGGTGGCCGGGTGGCTGCGTTGA
- the hemL gene encoding glutamate-1-semialdehyde 2,1-aminomutase — MAALNDVNEQQFERAQRVIPGGVNSPVRAFRSVGGTPRFLVSASGPYVTDADGREYVDLVASWGPAILGHAHPAVVDAVQRAAARGLSFGASTPAETELAEAVIGRVPFVEKLRLVSTGTEATMSAIRLARGFTGRPLLIKFAGHYHGHSDSLLAEAGSGLATLALPGSAGVTEATAAQTIVLPYNDLDAVRAVFEAQGPDIAAVITEAAAANMGVVPPDEGFNAALTDLAHEFGALLILDEVLTGFRVSDAGFWGLDRGYTPDLVTFGKVIGGGMPLAALGGRAELMDFLAPAGPVYQAGTLSGNPVAVAAGLATLANADEAVYDRLDAVADTVSSAVSEALSAAGVAHRVQHAGNLFSVVFGDFERAPRTYAEVQAQEAYRYRAFFHAMLDQGVSLPPSVFEAWFVTAAHDDAAVDRILNALPAAARAAAAATPAA, encoded by the coding sequence GTGGCTGCGTTGAACGACGTGAACGAGCAGCAGTTCGAGCGGGCGCAGCGCGTCATCCCGGGCGGGGTCAACTCGCCGGTGCGCGCCTTCCGCTCGGTCGGAGGCACCCCGCGGTTCCTCGTGTCGGCGTCCGGTCCGTATGTGACCGATGCGGACGGCCGCGAGTACGTCGACCTGGTCGCGTCGTGGGGTCCGGCGATCCTCGGCCACGCGCATCCCGCCGTCGTGGATGCGGTGCAGCGGGCGGCAGCGCGCGGCCTGTCCTTCGGCGCATCCACACCCGCGGAGACCGAGCTGGCGGAGGCCGTGATCGGCCGCGTCCCGTTCGTCGAGAAGCTGCGCCTGGTGTCCACGGGCACCGAGGCGACGATGAGCGCCATCCGGCTCGCCCGCGGGTTCACGGGCCGGCCGCTGCTGATCAAGTTCGCCGGGCACTATCACGGGCACTCGGACAGCCTGCTCGCCGAGGCGGGCTCCGGTCTCGCCACGCTCGCTCTTCCCGGCTCGGCCGGGGTCACCGAGGCGACGGCGGCGCAGACGATCGTGCTCCCGTACAACGACCTGGATGCGGTGCGCGCGGTGTTCGAGGCGCAGGGCCCCGACATCGCCGCGGTCATCACGGAGGCCGCCGCCGCCAACATGGGCGTCGTCCCGCCGGACGAGGGCTTCAACGCCGCGCTGACCGACCTCGCTCACGAGTTCGGGGCGCTGCTCATCCTCGACGAGGTGCTCACCGGCTTCCGCGTCAGCGACGCCGGCTTCTGGGGGCTCGACCGCGGCTACACGCCCGACCTGGTCACCTTCGGCAAGGTCATCGGCGGCGGGATGCCGCTGGCCGCTCTCGGCGGACGCGCGGAGCTCATGGACTTCCTCGCACCGGCCGGTCCCGTCTACCAGGCGGGGACGCTCTCCGGGAACCCGGTCGCGGTCGCCGCCGGGCTGGCCACGCTGGCGAACGCCGACGAGGCCGTGTACGACCGCCTCGACGCGGTCGCCGACACGGTGTCGTCGGCGGTGTCCGAGGCGCTCTCGGCTGCCGGCGTCGCCCATCGGGTCCAGCACGCGGGCAACCTGTTCAGCGTCGTCTTCGGCGATTTCGAGCGGGCACCGCGCACCTATGCCGAGGTGCAGGCGCAGGAGGCGTACCGCTACCGCGCCTTCTTCCACGCGATGCTCGACCAGGGCGTCTCGCTGCCGCCGAGCGTGTTCGAGGCGTGGTTCGTCACGGCGGCGCACGACGACGCGGCCGTCGACCGCATCCTGAACGCCCTCCCCGCGGCCGCCCGCGCCGCGGCCGCCGCCACCCCCGCCGCCTGA
- a CDS encoding sugar ABC transporter permease, with protein MTKAPETPAELAADLQDERIIRDEGLGGAVRAFGRRVRGGDLGSLPVVIGLVVIWVVFQILNPNFLSANNLVNLTLQCAAIGTISIGIVLVLLLGQIDLSVGSVSGVAAAILGVGFTQLHWPLWLTVIVAILAGSAIGLLYGFLFTRFGVPSFVITLAGLLGFLGLQLWILGANSSINIPYDSWIVKFAQQWFLPPWAAYALAVIAAGGMFFSDFRRNVRRRNAGLSEGSMAVVAIKAALLLVGLCISVWYLSTDRGTGAMFLFFVVLVIVMNFFLTRTRWGRSVFAVGGSVEAARRAGIRVNRVFISVFILCSTFAAVGGLLAAARLASVGAGSGGTDTNLNAIAAAVIGGTSLFGGRGSAWSALLGILVIQSISNGLTLLNLDSSYRFMITGAVLLLAVIIDSLSRRSRASHGQA; from the coding sequence ATGACCAAGGCACCAGAGACGCCTGCCGAACTGGCGGCGGACCTCCAGGACGAGCGGATCATCCGCGACGAAGGGCTCGGCGGCGCCGTCCGCGCCTTCGGGCGCCGGGTGCGCGGCGGCGACCTCGGATCGCTGCCGGTCGTCATCGGACTCGTCGTGATCTGGGTCGTGTTCCAGATCCTCAACCCCAACTTCCTCAGCGCGAACAACCTGGTCAACCTGACCCTGCAGTGCGCCGCGATCGGCACGATCTCGATCGGCATCGTGCTGGTGCTGCTGCTCGGCCAGATCGACCTATCTGTCGGGTCGGTGAGCGGTGTGGCGGCGGCCATCCTCGGCGTCGGCTTCACGCAGCTGCACTGGCCGCTCTGGCTCACGGTGATCGTCGCCATCCTCGCCGGTTCGGCGATCGGCCTGCTCTACGGCTTCCTGTTCACCCGGTTCGGCGTCCCGAGCTTCGTGATCACGCTGGCCGGTCTGCTCGGCTTCCTCGGCCTCCAGCTGTGGATCCTCGGCGCGAACAGCTCGATCAACATCCCCTACGACTCGTGGATCGTGAAGTTCGCGCAGCAGTGGTTCCTGCCGCCGTGGGCGGCCTACGCTCTGGCGGTCATCGCGGCGGGCGGGATGTTCTTCTCCGACTTCCGGCGCAACGTGCGACGCAGGAACGCGGGGCTCTCCGAGGGGTCGATGGCGGTCGTCGCCATCAAGGCCGCTCTGCTGCTCGTCGGACTGTGCATCAGCGTCTGGTACCTCTCCACCGACCGCGGCACGGGCGCCATGTTCCTGTTCTTCGTGGTGCTCGTCATCGTGATGAACTTCTTCCTCACCCGCACCCGGTGGGGACGCTCGGTCTTCGCCGTCGGCGGATCGGTGGAGGCGGCGCGTCGAGCCGGTATCCGGGTGAACCGCGTGTTCATCAGCGTGTTCATCCTCTGCTCGACGTTCGCGGCGGTCGGCGGCTTGCTCGCGGCCGCCCGCCTGGCGTCGGTGGGCGCGGGCTCCGGCGGAACCGACACCAACCTGAACGCCATCGCGGCGGCGGTCATCGGCGGAACGAGCCTGTTCGGCGGGCGCGGCTCCGCGTGGTCGGCGCTGCTCGGCATCCTGGTCATCCAGTCGATCTCGAACGGCCTGACGCTCCTCAACCTGGACTCGTCGTACCGCTTCATGATCACGGGCGCCGTCCTGCTGCTCGCGGTGATCATCGACTCGCTGTCGCGGCGCTCGAGGGCGTCGCACGGCCAAGCCTAG
- a CDS encoding ATP-binding cassette domain-containing protein: MESAIVDEERSSRRPVLSLRGVSKGFGAVQALTDIHLDVYPGEVVALVGDNGAGKSTLVKILAGVHPQDAGTIEFDGQEVSIPSPAASRQLGIATVFQDLALCDNLDVVSNLFLGREISKGTLDEEEMEKRSWSLLRQLSARIPSVRIAVASLSGGQRQTVAIARSLIGDPRVVILDEPTAALGVAQTAEVLNLIERLRERGLGVILISHNMADVQAVADRVAVLRLGRNNGDFRVPEVSYEDIISAITGATDNVVVRRAERLMEAEESIERSPEA; this comes from the coding sequence ATGGAATCCGCGATCGTGGACGAGGAGCGGTCCTCACGCCGCCCCGTCCTCTCCCTGCGGGGGGTCTCGAAAGGGTTCGGCGCCGTCCAAGCGCTCACCGACATCCACCTCGACGTCTACCCGGGAGAGGTCGTCGCCCTGGTCGGCGACAACGGCGCCGGCAAGTCGACGCTCGTCAAGATCCTCGCGGGCGTCCACCCGCAGGATGCGGGGACGATCGAGTTCGACGGCCAGGAGGTGAGCATCCCATCGCCCGCCGCCTCCCGTCAGCTCGGCATCGCCACCGTCTTCCAGGACCTCGCCCTGTGCGACAACCTCGACGTCGTCTCCAACCTGTTCCTCGGCCGCGAGATCAGCAAGGGCACGCTCGACGAGGAGGAGATGGAGAAGCGGTCGTGGAGCCTGCTCCGGCAGCTGTCGGCGCGCATCCCCTCCGTCCGCATCGCCGTCGCGTCGCTGTCCGGCGGCCAGCGGCAGACCGTCGCGATCGCCCGGTCGCTCATCGGCGACCCGCGCGTCGTCATCCTCGACGAGCCGACCGCCGCCCTCGGCGTCGCACAGACCGCCGAGGTGCTCAACCTCATCGAGCGGCTCCGTGAGCGCGGGCTCGGCGTCATCCTGATCAGCCACAACATGGCCGACGTCCAGGCCGTCGCCGACCGCGTCGCCGTGCTGCGGCTCGGCCGCAACAACGGCGACTTCCGCGTGCCGGAGGTCAGCTACGAGGACATCATCTCCGCCATCACCGGCGCGACCGACAACGTCGTGGTGCGTCGCGCCGAACGGCTCATGGAGGCCGAAGAATCCATCGAACGGAGCCCGGAAGCATGA
- a CDS encoding sugar ABC transporter substrate-binding protein, with amino-acid sequence MKIATKRAVIASAAILLTAVTLTACSNGSGNGSGGGSTGDAANAQIGLLLPDSVTARYEAADKPFFEAKVKELCSGCKVLYANADGDASKQQQQAESMLTQGVKVLVLDPFDGEAAASIVGEAKAKNVPVISYDRLINSPDSDYYISFDNEKVGQLQGQALVDKLKKDGVPSGSGILMVNGSPTDNNATLFKKGAHSVIDSSGYKVLAEYDTPGWDPAKAQDWVSGQVSQFKDQIKGVYAANDGTGGGAIAAMKAANLSPLPPVTGQDAELAGIQRILAGDQYMTVYKALKPEAEKAAELAVDLTKGNKPKGDTTVDTAGGAAIQSFLLTPVSVTTDNIESTVVKDEFYGSDSAAKICTADYKADCEKYGIK; translated from the coding sequence ATGAAGATCGCCACCAAGAGAGCGGTCATCGCGTCGGCCGCGATCCTGCTCACAGCCGTCACTCTCACAGCCTGTTCGAACGGATCCGGAAACGGCTCCGGCGGAGGAAGCACCGGCGACGCCGCAAACGCCCAGATCGGTCTGCTCCTGCCTGACTCGGTCACCGCCCGCTACGAGGCGGCGGACAAGCCCTTCTTCGAGGCGAAGGTCAAGGAGCTCTGCTCCGGCTGCAAGGTCCTCTATGCGAACGCCGACGGCGACGCCAGCAAGCAGCAGCAGCAGGCGGAGTCGATGCTCACCCAGGGCGTCAAGGTGCTCGTCCTCGACCCGTTCGACGGCGAGGCCGCCGCATCGATCGTCGGCGAGGCCAAGGCCAAGAACGTGCCCGTCATCTCGTACGACCGTCTCATCAACAGCCCGGACAGCGACTACTACATCTCGTTCGACAACGAGAAGGTCGGCCAGCTGCAGGGCCAGGCCCTCGTCGACAAGCTGAAGAAGGACGGCGTGCCCTCCGGCAGCGGCATCCTGATGGTCAACGGCTCGCCGACCGACAACAACGCGACCCTCTTCAAGAAGGGCGCGCACAGCGTCATCGACTCCAGCGGCTACAAGGTGCTCGCCGAGTACGACACACCCGGATGGGACCCCGCGAAGGCCCAGGACTGGGTGTCCGGCCAGGTCTCGCAGTTCAAGGACCAGATCAAGGGCGTCTACGCGGCGAACGACGGCACCGGCGGTGGCGCGATCGCGGCCATGAAGGCGGCCAACCTGAGCCCGCTCCCGCCCGTCACGGGTCAGGATGCTGAGCTCGCCGGCATCCAGCGCATCCTCGCCGGCGACCAGTACATGACCGTGTACAAGGCGCTCAAGCCGGAGGCCGAGAAGGCGGCGGAGCTCGCCGTCGACCTGACCAAGGGCAACAAGCCGAAGGGCGACACCACGGTCGACACCGCGGGCGGCGCGGCGATCCAGTCCTTCCTGCTGACCCCGGTGTCGGTGACGACGGACAACATCGAGAGCACGGTGGTCAAGGACGAGTTCTACGGCTCGGACTCGGCTGCCAAGATCTGCACCGCCGACTACAAGGCCGACTGCGAGAAGTACGGCATCAAGTAA
- a CDS encoding ROK family transcriptional regulator, with protein sequence MATQRRTPGSQTSLREANRARIVDAIKKHGGLTQVELAGATGLSPATVSNIVKELSTSGVLHTTQSIRSGRRAQHVTLAHALGLVVGVHFSTRHLRVALADVAHTVVAENHMPLARDHRADNELDKVSLLLNDMLESVDASRDDLLAVGIAVPAPIDRASGTIARSGIMRGWDGVVIAESMERRIKRPVFVDNAANLAALGESRFGAGRGKRNTITIDVGDGIGAGLLLNGQLFRGNHGVAGEFGHTTIRENGPLCRCGNRGCLEALAGGPAILDELRDHLGSLKLGDVVLQAMAGDARCIRAIGDAGRHIGVATANLCNLIDPERVIVGGELSRAGELLLGPLRHAVERSIIVNPDLMPDIVQAQLGVRAAALGAVAYAVDCVSLSPDGVSY encoded by the coding sequence GTGGCAACGCAGCGACGAACTCCGGGTTCGCAGACTTCACTTCGTGAAGCCAACCGAGCCCGCATCGTCGATGCCATCAAGAAGCACGGCGGCCTCACGCAGGTCGAGCTCGCCGGCGCGACCGGGCTCTCCCCCGCGACCGTCTCGAACATCGTCAAGGAGCTCTCGACCTCCGGCGTCCTGCACACGACGCAGAGCATCCGCTCCGGCCGGCGCGCCCAGCACGTCACCCTGGCGCACGCCCTCGGACTGGTCGTCGGCGTGCACTTCTCGACCAGGCACCTGCGGGTCGCCCTGGCGGATGTCGCCCACACGGTCGTCGCCGAGAACCACATGCCGCTCGCCCGGGACCACCGGGCCGACAACGAGCTCGACAAGGTCTCGCTGCTCCTGAACGACATGCTCGAGTCGGTGGATGCGTCCCGCGACGACCTGCTCGCCGTCGGCATCGCCGTCCCCGCCCCGATCGACCGCGCCAGCGGGACGATCGCCCGCAGCGGCATCATGCGCGGGTGGGACGGCGTCGTGATCGCCGAGTCGATGGAGCGGAGGATCAAGCGCCCGGTCTTCGTCGACAACGCCGCCAACCTCGCGGCGCTCGGCGAGTCGCGCTTCGGCGCCGGCCGCGGCAAGCGCAACACCATCACCATCGACGTCGGCGACGGGATCGGCGCGGGCCTTCTGCTCAACGGCCAGCTGTTCCGCGGCAACCACGGGGTCGCCGGCGAGTTCGGCCACACCACGATCCGCGAGAACGGACCGCTCTGCCGCTGCGGGAACCGGGGATGCCTGGAGGCGCTCGCGGGCGGCCCCGCCATCCTCGACGAGCTGCGCGACCACCTCGGCAGCCTCAAGCTCGGCGACGTCGTGCTGCAGGCGATGGCCGGGGATGCGCGCTGCATCCGCGCCATCGGCGACGCCGGACGCCACATCGGCGTCGCGACCGCGAACCTGTGCAATCTGATCGACCCGGAGCGGGTGATCGTCGGCGGCGAACTGTCGCGCGCGGGCGAGCTGCTGCTCGGCCCGCTGCGGCATGCGGTCGAGCGCTCGATCATCGTCAACCCCGACCTCATGCCGGACATCGTCCAGGCCCAGCTCGGGGTGCGCGCCGCGGCGCTCGGCGCGGTCGCCTACGCCGTCGACTGCGTCTCCCTCTCACCGGACGGCGTCTCGTACTGA
- a CDS encoding DUF1304 domain-containing protein, protein MAIIGSILIAAAALVHLGFFAVQSVLWSGPGVWSRFGIGSQHDADVVRPVAYSQGFYNLFLAGGSLVGLVLYWTTLRDVGFGLIFFCGVCMVLASLVLLTIARRFWLLALVEGGIPAIGLILFVVAENS, encoded by the coding sequence ATGGCGATCATCGGGAGCATCCTCATCGCCGCGGCGGCGCTCGTGCACCTCGGGTTCTTCGCGGTGCAGAGCGTGCTCTGGTCAGGACCGGGCGTGTGGAGCAGGTTCGGCATCGGCTCCCAGCACGACGCCGACGTGGTGCGGCCCGTCGCGTACAGCCAGGGCTTCTACAACCTCTTCCTCGCGGGCGGGTCGCTGGTGGGGCTCGTGCTCTACTGGACCACGCTCCGCGATGTGGGGTTCGGCCTCATCTTCTTCTGCGGCGTCTGCATGGTGCTGGCGTCGCTGGTTCTCCTGACGATCGCCCGGCGGTTCTGGCTCCTGGCACTGGTCGAGGGCGGGATCCCGGCGATCGGCCTGATCCTGTTCGTCGTCGCCGAGAACAGCTGA
- a CDS encoding FAD-dependent oxidoreductase encodes METLQTTCVIVGGGPAGMMLGLILARNGVDVVVLEKHADFFRDFRGDTIHPSTIGVLGELGLRERFLGLPHTSVGALDVVVNGNRLHPIDFGRLAPPDDFLVLAPQWDFLNFLAEDARRHPNFRLLMQTEAAELLWEGDAVRGVLAHGPDGDVEIRARLTVSADGRASGLRSQAGLRPRRFGVPIDVLWFRIPKPDDLPAHTLAYVGGGGMVVTIERHDYVQAGLIIPKGGYTELHAGGLGAFRRAVIDAAPHLRAALETVTDWDQVKLLSVQIDRLPRWYRHGYLAIGDAAHAMSPAFGVGVNYAVQDAVATANALTATLRELGPAAGSDAEVDLRLLDGIQRRRMPAVAAMQRIQLAAHRTISRPEGVRLLPEPMPAPLRAALAVATPAVQVVSSRLIGRGLLPESVSPELR; translated from the coding sequence ATGGAGACGTTGCAGACGACGTGCGTCATCGTCGGGGGCGGCCCGGCCGGGATGATGCTCGGCCTGATCCTGGCGCGCAATGGCGTCGATGTGGTTGTGCTCGAGAAGCACGCCGACTTCTTCCGCGACTTCCGCGGGGACACCATCCACCCGTCGACCATCGGCGTGCTCGGCGAGCTGGGGCTGCGCGAGCGGTTCCTCGGACTCCCGCACACCAGCGTCGGGGCGCTGGACGTGGTGGTGAACGGCAACCGCCTGCACCCCATCGACTTCGGCCGGCTCGCGCCGCCGGACGACTTCCTCGTGCTCGCGCCGCAGTGGGACTTCCTGAACTTCCTCGCGGAGGACGCCCGGCGTCACCCGAACTTCCGCTTGCTGATGCAGACCGAGGCGGCGGAGCTGCTCTGGGAGGGGGATGCGGTGCGGGGCGTCCTGGCGCACGGCCCGGACGGCGACGTCGAGATCCGCGCCCGGCTGACCGTCTCGGCGGACGGCCGCGCCTCCGGGCTGCGGTCCCAGGCCGGGCTCCGGCCCCGCCGGTTCGGAGTGCCGATCGATGTGCTGTGGTTCCGCATCCCGAAGCCGGACGACCTTCCCGCGCACACGCTCGCGTACGTGGGCGGAGGCGGGATGGTCGTCACGATCGAGCGCCACGACTACGTTCAGGCGGGGCTGATCATCCCCAAAGGCGGCTACACAGAGCTGCATGCGGGCGGCCTCGGCGCCTTCCGCCGGGCCGTGATCGACGCGGCGCCGCACCTGCGCGCCGCACTCGAGACCGTCACGGACTGGGACCAGGTCAAGCTGCTCAGCGTGCAGATCGACCGGCTGCCGCGCTGGTACCGGCACGGCTACCTCGCGATCGGGGATGCGGCCCACGCGATGTCCCCGGCCTTCGGCGTCGGCGTCAACTATGCGGTGCAGGACGCGGTCGCGACCGCGAACGCCCTGACGGCGACGCTCCGCGAGCTCGGGCCGGCGGCGGGGTCGGATGCCGAGGTCGACCTGCGGCTGCTCGACGGCATCCAGCGGCGGCGGATGCCCGCGGTCGCGGCCATGCAGCGCATCCAGCTGGCGGCTCATCGCACCATCTCGCGGCCGGAGGGCGTCCGGCTGCTGCCGGAGCCGATGCCCGCACCGCTGCGGGCGGCGCTCGCCGTGGCGACGCCGGCCGTGCAGGTGGTGAGCTCCCGGCTGATCGGCCGCGGGCTGCTGCCGGAGTCGGTGTCTCCGGAGCTCCGCTGA
- a CDS encoding DUF1304 domain-containing protein → MIVVATVVVTLAAALHIAIFFMESVAWTRPTVWRRFGVASQEAADTVRPMAYNQGFYNLFLAIGAVVGLVLYGVGQHAAGLALIIFTTACMVAAAIVLVTTGRGYLRPALIQGSLPLIGLALLLIGLATGQS, encoded by the coding sequence ATGATCGTCGTCGCCACCGTCGTGGTCACCCTCGCCGCCGCCCTCCACATCGCGATCTTCTTCATGGAGAGCGTCGCCTGGACCCGTCCGACGGTCTGGCGCCGGTTCGGCGTCGCCAGCCAGGAGGCGGCCGACACGGTGCGGCCGATGGCCTACAACCAGGGGTTCTACAACCTCTTCCTCGCGATCGGCGCGGTCGTCGGCCTCGTCCTCTACGGGGTCGGCCAGCACGCGGCCGGTCTCGCGCTCATCATCTTCACGACCGCGTGCATGGTCGCGGCGGCCATCGTGCTGGTCACGACGGGGCGCGGGTACCTCCGCCCCGCGCTCATCCAGGGGTCGCTCCCGTTGATCGGGCTGGCCCTGCTGCTGATCGGGCTCGCGACCGGCCAGAGCTGA
- a CDS encoding MDR family oxidoreductase — protein MSDFRAIVIEQQVDGGRITAHTAEIRRVTDDFLMPGDVTIDVEFSDLNYKDGLAVGGRPGVARTSPLIPGIDVVGTVERSDDPRWRPGDRVTLNGAGLGENHHGGLAEKARVSGDALVRIPDAITSEQAAAIGTAGFTAMLAVLALERNGVDPREVAERADSVLVTGAAGGVGSVAVALLAKLGYPVTASTGRVEEAGDYLTDLGATAIIDRSELDAPGRPLQSQRWAGAVDSVGSQTLATVLAQTRYGGTVAACGLAQGPDLPTTVLPFILRAVSLVGINSVDAPLALRETAWRRLATDLDEEALAAMTRFVSLAEAIPAAEDILAGRLRGRTVVDVRA, from the coding sequence ATGAGCGATTTCCGGGCGATCGTGATCGAGCAGCAGGTCGACGGCGGACGGATCACCGCCCACACCGCGGAGATCCGGCGGGTCACCGACGACTTCCTGATGCCCGGCGATGTGACGATCGACGTCGAGTTCTCCGACCTCAACTACAAGGACGGGCTGGCCGTCGGCGGGCGTCCCGGCGTCGCCCGCACCTCGCCGCTGATCCCCGGGATCGACGTGGTCGGAACGGTCGAGCGCTCGGACGACCCGCGCTGGCGGCCGGGCGACCGCGTGACTCTCAACGGCGCGGGCCTGGGCGAGAACCACCACGGCGGACTGGCGGAGAAGGCGCGCGTGAGCGGCGACGCGCTCGTCCGCATCCCCGACGCGATCACGTCGGAGCAGGCCGCCGCCATCGGAACGGCGGGCTTCACCGCGATGCTGGCCGTGCTCGCGCTCGAACGGAACGGCGTCGACCCGCGAGAGGTCGCCGAGCGCGCCGACAGCGTCCTCGTCACCGGGGCGGCGGGAGGCGTCGGCTCCGTCGCCGTCGCCCTGCTGGCGAAACTGGGTTACCCGGTCACAGCATCCACGGGCCGGGTGGAGGAGGCGGGCGACTACCTGACCGACCTCGGCGCCACCGCCATCATCGACCGGTCGGAGCTCGACGCCCCGGGCCGGCCGCTGCAGTCGCAGCGGTGGGCCGGCGCGGTCGACTCCGTCGGCAGCCAGACGCTGGCGACCGTGCTCGCGCAGACCCGCTACGGCGGGACGGTCGCCGCCTGCGGCTTGGCGCAGGGCCCGGACCTTCCGACGACGGTGCTCCCCTTCATCCTGCGTGCGGTCTCCCTGGTCGGCATCAACTCGGTGGATGCGCCGCTCGCCCTGCGCGAGACCGCCTGGCGCCGGCTCGCCACCGACCTCGATGAGGAGGCGCTCGCCGCGATGACCCGATTCGTCTCCCTGGCCGAGGCCATCCCGGCGGCGGAGGACATCCTCGCCGGGCGACTGCGCGGCCGGACGGTGGTCGACGTCCGCGCCTGA